A genomic segment from Microtus ochrogaster isolate Prairie Vole_2 unplaced genomic scaffold, MicOch1.0 UNK8, whole genome shotgun sequence encodes:
- the Tyw5 gene encoding tRNA wybutosine-synthesizing protein 5 translates to MAEQRLPVPRLRGVSREQFLEHLYPQRKPLVLEGLDLGPCTSKWTVDYLSRAGGAKEVKIHVAPVAQMDFISKNFVYRTLPFNKLVQRAAEETHKEFFISEDEKYYLRSLGEDPRKDVADIRQQFPSLGGDIKFPAFFKEEQFFSSVFRISSPGLQLWTHYDVMDNFLIQVTGKKRVTLFSPRDAHYLYLSGSKSEVLNIDSPDLDKYPLFPKARRYECSLEAGDVLFIPALWFHNVTSEAFGVGVNVFWKHLPSECYDRTDTYGNKDPVAASRAVQILDRALKTLAELPEEYRDFYARQMVLRIQDKAYSKNLE, encoded by the exons AGGAAGCCTCTTGTGTTGGAGGGACTCGACTTGGGGCCCTGTACAAGCAAATGGACAGTGGACTACCTGAGCCGAGCTGGGGGCGCGAAAGAGGTGAAGATTCACGTCGCTCCCGTCGCACAGATGGACTTCATTAGTAAGAActttgtgtatag aactttACCGTTTAACAAGTTGGTCCAGAGAGCAGCCGAAGAAACGCATAAAGAATTCTTTATTTCAGAG GATGAGAAATACTACTTGCGGTCACTTGGAGAAGACCCGAGGAAG GATGTTGCAGATATCCGACAGCAGTTTCCCTCCCTAGGAGGAGATATTAAGTTTCCAGCGTTCTTCAAAGAGGAGCAGTTCTTCTCCAGTGTTTTTCGAATCAGTTCACCTGGCCTGCAGCTCTGGACTCACTACGAT GTAATGGATAACTTtttaatacaagtgacagggaaGAAGCGAGTCACACTGTTCAGTCCTCGAGATGCACACTACTTATATTTATCAG GTTCTAAGTCAGAAGTGCTGAATATTGACAGCCCAGACCTAGATAAATACCCACTCTTCCCGAAGGCGCGGAGGTACGAGTGCTCCCTGGAAGCTGGCGATGTTCTCTTCATTCCTG CTTTATGGTTCCATAATGTGACTTCTGAGGCGTTTGGAGTCGGAGTGAATGTCTTTTGGAAGCACCTTCCATCGGAATGCTACGACAGAACAGACACCTATGGCAACAAAGACCCTGTGGCCGCGTCCAGAGCTGTGCAGATCTTGGACAGAGCTTTGAAAACACTGGCTGAACTACCAGAGGAGTACAGGGACTTCTATGCACGCCAGATGGTCCTACGTATTCAAGACAAAGCCTACAGCAAGAACttggagtaa